The genome window CGTAGACCCAGGCGACGCCGGAGGCCGCGATGACGATCCCGGCGATCGACGGCCCGACGACCGAGGCGATCTGGAACATGATGGTGTTCAAGCTGATCGCGTTCGGGAGGTGCTCCCGCGGGACGAGCGCCGGGATGAGCGCCTGCCGCGCGGGGCCGTCGAAGATCCCGAAGGCCGAGCCGAGCGCGGCGAAGAGGTAGATCGGCCAGAGGGCGGTCACTCCGGCGAAGGCGACGATCGCGAGGCCGACGGCGACGAGCCCCATCGCCGTCTGCGTGATGAGCATCACGCGCCGGCGATCGTGCGCGTCGGCCACGACGCCGCTGAAAACGCCGAGCCCGAAGATGGGGATCACCCGCACGAAGCCGACCATCCCGAGCGCGAGACCCTTCTTCTCGGGAGGGACGAGGAGCGAGACGTGCCAGAGGATCGCCGCCGTCTGCGCCATCGATCCGGCGAACGAGACGAGCTGCCCCGACCAGAGGAGCCGGAAGTTGCGGTGCTGGAGCGCGACCAGCGGAGAGGACGGCCTCAATACCGCGCGATCTCCTCGATCGCGGCGCCGAGGTCGGCGATCTGCGGGAGGATCGCGTCCTCGAGGTCGGGGACGTCCTCGTGGGCGACGATCGCCTTCCCCGTCCGGGACACCGACTCCGCGATCGCCTCCCAGTCGAAGGGAGCGAGAGACCTCAGGTCTATGACCTCCACCTCGATCCCGCTCTCCGCCGCCTCCTTCGCCGCGCGAAGGCTCCGCTCGACGAGGGCGCCGTACGTGACGAGGGTGAGGTCGCGCCCGGGCCTCACCACCTTCGCCCTGCCGAAGGGAATGGCGTGGTCCTTCCCGGGGTAGGCGTCCTTGTTGTACGTCTGGCGGTACAGGTGCTTGTGCTCGAGGAAGAGGACCGGGTCATCGCACCGGATGGCCGTGCGCAGGAGGCCGTTGGCGTCGGCGGCGGTCGCCGGGAAGACGACCCTGAGCCCGGGGGTGTGCGTGAAGATCGACTCGCCGCACTGGCTGTGGTACACGGCGCCGCCCGTCAGGTAGCCGCCGATCGGCACGCGCACGACGACCGGGCACGAGAAGGCCCCGGCGCTGCGCCACCGGATGAGGGACAGCTCGTTCCGGATCTGCATCATCGCCGGCCAGATGTAGTCGAAGAACTGGATCTCGACGATCGGCTTCATCCCCCGGGTCGCCATCCCGATGGCGCGGCCGACGATGTTCGCCTCGGCCAGGGGGGAGTTGTAGACGCGCTCCTTCCCGAAGGCCTTCTGGAGGCCGTGCGTCACCTTGAAGACGCCTCCCTTCCCGGGCACCTCTGCGAGGATCTCCTCGCGCGTCGCGTCGGCGACGTCCTCGCCAAAGACCACGATGCGCGCGTCCCGCTCCATCTCGTCCTTCAGGCAGGCGTTGAGGAGATCGACCATCGTCTTCGGATCCCCCGAGGGGGTCCCCGGCGCGTCGAAGGCGGCGGAGGCCGGATCGACGCCCGCCGAGTAGACGTGGGCGAAGATCGACGAGGCGGGCGGGTGCGCCTCGGCCTCGGCGGCGTCGGCCGCCGCGTCGATCTCGCGATCCGCCGCCTCCCGGAGCGCGGCGAGGAAGTCGGCCGTCGCGATCTTCTCCTCCTCGAGGAAGCGCGCGAAGCAGGGGATCGGATCGATCTTCGCGTCGGCCTCGCGCTCCTTCTTCGGG of Acidobacteriota bacterium contains these proteins:
- a CDS encoding dehydrogenase, with protein sequence MKNNRSGQRPQKARSAVEDPFCGLDREGLLAFYRTMYVSRRLDDKELVLKKQNKIFFQISGAGHEAILVAAGLAMKPAHDWFYPYYRDRALMLALGMTPKEILMSAFGAAADPNSGGRQMPSHFGSLALNVVTQSSPTGTQFLQAVGCAEGGRHLARVEEIAGKAARFERDEIVYVSGGDGSTSEGEFYEALSSACTLKLPVIFLIEDNKYAISVPVEVQTPGGSISRMLASVPGLHIEEVDGCDPIASLRTMRRVVSKMRAREIGPALVHAHVIRPYSHSQSDDERLYRPKKEREADAKIDPIPCFARFLEEEKIATADFLAALREAADREIDAAADAAEAEAHPPASSIFAHVYSAGVDPASAAFDAPGTPSGDPKTMVDLLNACLKDEMERDARIVVFGEDVADATREEILAEVPGKGGVFKVTHGLQKAFGKERVYNSPLAEANIVGRAIGMATRGMKPIVEIQFFDYIWPAMMQIRNELSLIRWRSAGAFSCPVVVRVPIGGYLTGGAVYHSQCGESIFTHTPGLRVVFPATAADANGLLRTAIRCDDPVLFLEHKHLYRQTYNKDAYPGKDHAIPFGRAKVVRPGRDLTLVTYGALVERSLRAAKEAAESGIEVEVIDLRSLAPFDWEAIAESVSRTGKAIVAHEDVPDLEDAILPQIADLGAAIEEIARY